A portion of the Rhodopseudomonas sp. BAL398 genome contains these proteins:
- a CDS encoding DUF4167 domain-containing protein: MRNGQNNNNKRLRNRNNNSNNNNNNNNNNRRGQNPMTRVFESNGPDIKIRGTASHVAEKYVQLARDARSSGDPVAAENYYQHAEHYFRLIAAAQEQFRQNLPQQRSENEMADDGSGDDESESYSNFGAEPGLVPVPPQPFVAREPQREQPQYQPREPREQQPREQREHQPREPRDHQPREHREPRPQPQPQPQFQPQPQPVIPVTDSVDRLPSFITGPQPQISPAAFEGGGERFPPRRRRRPHAPRPDGVAAPAPAAPSDDFNPGNE, encoded by the coding sequence ATGAGAAACGGTCAGAACAATAACAACAAGCGGCTGCGAAACCGAAACAACAACAGCAACAATAACAACAACAATAACAACAATAATCGGCGCGGCCAGAACCCGATGACACGGGTGTTCGAATCGAACGGACCGGATATCAAGATCCGCGGCACCGCCTCCCACGTCGCTGAGAAATACGTCCAGCTGGCTCGCGACGCCCGCAGCTCCGGCGATCCGGTCGCGGCGGAAAATTACTACCAGCACGCCGAACACTACTTTCGGCTGATCGCCGCGGCCCAGGAGCAGTTTCGCCAGAACCTGCCGCAGCAGCGCAGCGAAAACGAAATGGCCGACGATGGCAGTGGCGACGACGAGAGCGAGAGCTACTCGAATTTCGGCGCCGAGCCCGGCCTGGTCCCGGTGCCGCCGCAGCCCTTCGTGGCGCGCGAACCGCAGCGCGAGCAGCCGCAATATCAGCCGCGCGAGCCGCGCGAACAGCAGCCGCGGGAGCAGCGTGAGCATCAACCGCGCGAGCCGCGCGACCACCAGCCGCGCGAACATCGCGAACCTCGGCCGCAGCCGCAACCGCAACCGCAATTTCAGCCGCAGCCGCAGCCGGTGATCCCGGTGACCGATAGCGTCGATCGGCTGCCGTCCTTCATCACCGGGCCGCAGCCGCAGATCAGCCCGGCGGCATTCGAGGGTGGTGGCGAACGCTTTCCCCCGCGCCGCCGTCGCCGGCCGCATGCGCCGCGTCCGGATGGGGTGGCCGCACCGGCCCCGGCCGCGCCGAGCGACGATTTCAATCCCGGCAACGAGTAA
- a CDS encoding HIT domain-containing protein — MSAASADWSLNSQLKKDTIDIGDLPLCRVLVIKDAHYPWLLLVPRRADAMEIIDLGEVEQAQLMTEMSRVGRALKEVTRCDKLNIAALGNLVPQLHIHVIARRSSDAAWPRPVWGVMPPLAHDPEEVQTFISELRRRIWLG; from the coding sequence ATGTCCGCCGCATCCGCCGACTGGTCGTTGAATTCACAGCTGAAAAAAGACACCATCGACATCGGCGACCTGCCGCTGTGCCGGGTGCTGGTGATCAAGGACGCGCATTATCCCTGGCTCTTACTGGTGCCGCGCCGTGCCGACGCCATGGAGATCATTGACCTCGGCGAGGTCGAGCAGGCGCAATTGATGACCGAGATGTCGCGCGTCGGGCGCGCGCTGAAGGAGGTCACCCGCTGCGACAAGCTCAACATCGCAGCACTCGGCAATCTGGTGCCGCAGCTCCACATCCATGTGATCGCGCGCCGCTCCAGCGACGCCGCCTGGCCGCGCCCGGTCTGGGGGGTGATGCCGCCGCTGGCGCACGACCCCGAGGAAGTTCAGACTTTCATCAGTGAATTGCGCCGCCGAATCTGGCTAGGGTGA
- the gloB gene encoding hydroxyacylglutathione hydrolase, producing MSAEIRLFTCLSDNFGYLVHDTETGATASIDAPEAGPIIAALEQEGWTLTDILVTHHHADHVGGVAELKQKYDCRVVAPHDAKAKIALVDLRVKEGDIVQIGALSARVLETPGHTLDHVSYVFDEACALFAADTLFSIGCGRVFEGSYPMMWDSLLKLRALPDDYRLYCGHEYTVANVKFALTIEPNNEALLARARQVEDQRQAEQPTVPTMLGDEKRANVFLRADVPSVAAALGLSGKDAAEVFGELRERKNHS from the coding sequence ATGTCCGCCGAGATCCGCCTGTTCACCTGCCTGTCCGACAATTTCGGCTATCTGGTCCATGACACCGAAACCGGCGCCACGGCCTCGATCGACGCGCCCGAGGCCGGCCCGATCATCGCGGCGCTCGAGCAGGAAGGCTGGACGCTGACGGATATTCTGGTGACCCACCACCATGCCGATCATGTCGGCGGCGTCGCCGAACTGAAACAGAAATACGATTGCCGCGTCGTTGCGCCGCACGACGCCAAGGCCAAGATCGCGCTGGTCGATCTGCGGGTGAAGGAGGGCGACATTGTGCAGATCGGCGCGCTGTCGGCGCGGGTGCTGGAAACTCCCGGCCACACGCTCGATCACGTCAGCTATGTGTTCGACGAGGCCTGCGCGCTGTTCGCCGCCGACACCCTGTTCTCGATCGGCTGCGGCCGGGTGTTCGAAGGCAGCTATCCGATGATGTGGGACTCGCTGCTGAAGCTGCGCGCGCTGCCGGACGATTACCGGCTGTATTGCGGCCATGAATACACCGTCGCCAACGTCAAATTCGCCCTCACCATCGAGCCGAACAACGAGGCGCTGCTGGCCCGCGCCAGGCAGGTCGAGGATCAACGCCAGGCCGAGCAGCCGACGGTGCCGACCATGCTGGGCGACGAGAAGCGGGCCAATGTGTTCCTGCGCGCCGATGTGCCATCGGTCGCGGCCGCGCTCGGCCTTTCCGGCAAGGACGCCGCCGAGGTGTTCGGCGAGCTGCGCGAGCGCAAGAACCACTCGTGA
- a CDS encoding YbaB/EbfC family nucleoid-associated protein: MADFLGMMKQAAQLQSKMKAMQEELDLIEVEGLSGGGLVSVRMTAKMEVKAIKIDPSLMNADERGVLEDLLVAALSDAHRKAEAAMQEKMQALTGGLSLPPGMGLG; the protein is encoded by the coding sequence ATGGCTGATTTTCTCGGCATGATGAAGCAGGCGGCGCAGCTGCAATCGAAAATGAAGGCGATGCAGGAAGAGCTCGATTTGATCGAGGTCGAAGGCCTGTCCGGCGGCGGTCTGGTCAGCGTGCGGATGACCGCCAAGATGGAAGTCAAGGCGATCAAGATCGACCCGTCGCTGATGAACGCCGACGAGCGCGGCGTGCTTGAGGATCTGCTGGTCGCGGCGCTGAGCGACGCCCACCGCAAGGCGGAAGCCGCGATGCAGGAGAAGATGCAGGCGCTGACCGGCGGATTGTCGCTGCCGCCGGGGATGGGCCTCGGCTAA
- the prmC gene encoding peptide chain release factor N(5)-glutamine methyltransferase, which yields MNAGELFAGATIDTARRALTARFKTHDIDSAELDARLLVGAALGLDLTGLIVAAARVLTPDEADRLAALAKRRLAGEPVARILGVREFWGLPLHLSAETLVPRPDTETVVEAALDVLRARPAGGPIVLADIGTGSGAILLALLTEWPAAFGIGTDISLSALRTAQANAVSLGLANRAGFVACDFCAALSGGFDLIVSNPPYISSREIASLATEVRDHDPLRALDGGADGLDAYRQIVPEAARRLSPGGALVVEIGQGQGQDVGALMAAAGLTVVEPPRPDLSGIFRAVTGWKPSP from the coding sequence GTGAACGCTGGCGAGCTTTTCGCCGGCGCCACGATCGACACCGCGCGTCGCGCTTTGACCGCGCGCTTCAAGACCCATGACATCGACTCCGCCGAGCTCGATGCGCGGCTGTTGGTCGGCGCGGCGCTGGGGCTCGATCTCACCGGGCTGATCGTTGCCGCGGCGCGGGTGCTGACGCCCGACGAAGCGGATCGGCTGGCGGCATTGGCGAAGCGACGGCTGGCCGGCGAGCCGGTGGCGCGGATCCTCGGGGTCAGGGAGTTCTGGGGCTTGCCGCTGCACCTATCCGCCGAGACGCTGGTGCCGCGGCCCGATACCGAGACCGTGGTCGAGGCGGCGCTCGACGTGTTGCGCGCCCGGCCGGCGGGCGGGCCGATCGTGCTCGCCGATATCGGCACCGGCTCCGGCGCGATCCTGCTGGCGCTGCTGACCGAATGGCCGGCCGCCTTCGGCATCGGCACCGACATCAGCCTCTCGGCGCTGCGCACCGCGCAGGCCAATGCCGTAAGCCTCGGCTTGGCCAACCGCGCCGGCTTCGTCGCCTGCGATTTCTGCGCGGCGCTGTCCGGCGGCTTCGATCTGATCGTCTCCAACCCGCCCTATATCAGCAGCCGTGAGATCGCTTCGCTGGCCACCGAGGTTCGCGACCACGATCCGCTGCGCGCGCTCGATGGCGGCGCCGACGGGCTGGACGCCTATCGCCAGATCGTTCCCGAGGCGGCGCGGCGGCTGTCTCCCGGCGGCGCGTTGGTGGTCGAGATCGGGCAGGGCCAGGGGCAGGACGTGGGCGCCCTGATGGCGGCCGCGGGGTTGACCGTCGTCGAGCCACCCAGGCCCGATTTGTCAGGCATTTTCCGGGCCGTCACCGGATGGAAACCGTCCCCGTAA
- the prfA gene encoding peptide chain release factor 1, whose amino-acid sequence MSTLPETKLDVLLAHHASLESQLQGQVSAENFVKMSRELAELNSLVEAVKAYRAVRDELGDIDSLIEDPATEPDMRAMAEAEREALDAHCEELAQEIRVALLPKDAMDDRNVVLEIRAGTGGDEASLFAGDLFRMYEKFAALQGWSVEVISASEGTMGGFKEIIAEVKGRGAFAKLKFESGVHRVQRVPDTETQGRIHTSAATVAVLPEVEEVDVDIKPDDLRIETMRAQGAGGQHVNKTESAIRITHIPTGLQVMMQDSRSQHKNRASAMNILRSRIYDAEQQRIDSVRSAERKEKVGTGDRSERIRTYNFPQGRVTDHRINLTLYKLPQVIAGEALGELVDALTTEHQAAQLAAQGNAA is encoded by the coding sequence ATGTCCACACTGCCTGAAACCAAACTCGACGTCCTGCTGGCCCATCACGCCTCGCTGGAATCCCAATTGCAGGGCCAGGTCAGCGCCGAAAATTTCGTCAAGATGAGCCGCGAACTCGCCGAGCTCAATTCGCTGGTCGAGGCGGTGAAGGCCTATCGCGCCGTCCGCGACGAACTCGGCGACATCGATTCGTTGATCGAGGACCCCGCCACCGAACCTGATATGCGGGCGATGGCGGAGGCCGAACGCGAAGCGCTTGACGCCCATTGCGAGGAGCTGGCGCAGGAAATCCGCGTCGCGCTGTTGCCGAAGGACGCGATGGACGACCGCAACGTGGTGCTGGAAATCCGCGCCGGCACCGGCGGCGACGAAGCCTCGCTGTTCGCCGGCGACCTGTTCCGGATGTACGAGAAGTTCGCTGCCTTGCAGGGCTGGAGCGTCGAGGTGATCTCGGCCTCCGAGGGCACTATGGGCGGCTTCAAGGAAATCATCGCCGAGGTGAAGGGCCGCGGCGCGTTCGCCAAATTGAAATTCGAGTCCGGCGTGCACCGGGTGCAGCGGGTGCCGGACACCGAGACCCAGGGCCGCATCCATACCTCGGCCGCCACCGTGGCGGTGTTGCCCGAGGTCGAGGAGGTCGACGTCGATATCAAGCCCGACGATCTGCGGATCGAGACGATGCGGGCGCAGGGCGCCGGCGGCCAGCACGTCAACAAGACCGAGTCGGCGATCCGCATCACCCATATCCCGACCGGGCTGCAGGTGATGATGCAGGACAGCCGCTCGCAGCACAAGAACCGCGCCTCGGCGATGAACATCCTGCGCTCGCGGATCTATGACGCCGAGCAGCAGCGGATCGATTCGGTGCGCTCCGCCGAACGCAAGGAAAAGGTCGGCACCGGCGACCGCTCTGAGCGGATCCGGACCTATAATTTTCCGCAAGGCCGGGTCACCGATCACCGCATCAACCTGACGCTCTACAAGCTGCCGCAGGTGATCGCCGGCGAGGCGCTGGGCGAGCTGGTCGACGCGCTGACCACCGAGCATCAGGCCGCGCAGCTCGCCGCCCAGGGCAACGCGGCGTGA
- a CDS encoding cupin domain-containing protein: MPTATEVIAQLGLQPHPEGGHFRETFRDARRDADGRSASTAIYFLLAKGERSHWHRIDAVEIWHYYAGAALALRIADEAGPRELRLGPDLAAGELPQAIVPPHAWQAATSSGDWTLVGCTVAPGFDFAAFELAPKDWAPSP, translated from the coding sequence ATGCCGACCGCCACAGAGGTGATCGCGCAACTCGGGCTGCAACCGCATCCCGAGGGCGGGCATTTTCGCGAGACTTTTCGCGATGCCCGCCGCGACGCCGATGGCCGCAGCGCCTCGACGGCGATCTATTTCCTGCTGGCCAAAGGCGAGCGCTCGCATTGGCACCGCATCGATGCGGTCGAGATCTGGCACTATTACGCGGGCGCCGCGCTGGCGCTGCGGATCGCCGACGAGGCCGGGCCGCGCGAGCTGCGGCTCGGCCCCGATCTGGCCGCCGGCGAATTGCCGCAAGCGATCGTGCCGCCGCACGCCTGGCAGGCCGCGACCAGCAGCGGCGACTGGACCCTGGTCGGCTGCACCGTGGCGCCGGGCTTCGATTTCGCGGCGTTTGAGTTGGCGCCGAAGGACTGGGCGCCAAGCCCCTGA
- the nudC gene encoding NAD(+) diphosphatase: MTINGFPLGQPAFVTNVLDRAAHLRGDDSKLFAMEGQSNARAYVVHRDSLVMKHDADGPRALLTIDEALSLGANPGTIFLGLRDGAPVFGMGIGAAAVEKLLTRTDAAVTELRGMAMQGAVPPAQLSAIAMAKSMVSWHQRHGFCANCGARTGMSQGGWKRDCPACKTEHFPRTDPVVIMLVTYGDKCLLGRQKQFPPGMWSCLAGFVEAAETIEDAVRREVLEESGILCSDVRYYMTQPWPYPSSLMIGCTATATSENITVDLTELEDARWFSRDETELMLKRQHPDGLTGPHPFAIAHHLVGRWLEPQS; the protein is encoded by the coding sequence ATGACCATCAATGGCTTCCCGCTCGGCCAGCCGGCCTTTGTCACCAATGTACTGGATCGCGCCGCGCATCTGCGTGGCGACGATTCGAAACTGTTCGCCATGGAGGGCCAAAGCAACGCCCGCGCCTATGTGGTGCATCGCGATTCGCTGGTGATGAAGCACGATGCGGACGGCCCGCGCGCGCTGTTGACGATCGACGAGGCGCTGTCACTCGGCGCCAATCCGGGAACCATCTTTCTCGGGCTGCGCGACGGCGCCCCGGTGTTCGGCATGGGGATCGGCGCCGCGGCGGTTGAAAAACTGCTGACCCGCACCGACGCCGCCGTCACCGAGCTGCGCGGCATGGCGATGCAGGGCGCGGTGCCGCCGGCGCAATTATCCGCGATCGCGATGGCGAAATCGATGGTGAGCTGGCATCAGCGCCACGGCTTCTGCGCCAATTGCGGCGCCCGCACCGGAATGTCGCAAGGCGGCTGGAAGCGCGACTGCCCGGCCTGCAAGACCGAGCATTTTCCGCGCACCGACCCGGTGGTGATCATGCTGGTGACCTATGGCGACAAATGCCTGCTGGGGCGGCAGAAGCAGTTTCCCCCCGGGATGTGGTCATGCCTCGCCGGCTTCGTCGAGGCCGCCGAAACTATCGAGGACGCGGTGCGCCGCGAGGTGCTGGAGGAATCCGGCATCCTGTGCTCGGACGTGCGCTACTACATGACGCAGCCCTGGCCCTATCCCTCCTCGCTGATGATCGGCTGCACCGCGACCGCCACCAGCGAAAACATCACGGTCGACCTCACCGAGCTCGAAGACGCGCGCTGGTTCAGCCGGGATGAAACCGAATTGATGCTCAAGCGTCAACATCCCGACGGCCTCACCGGGCCGCATCCCTTCGCGATCGCGCATCATCTGGTGGGCCGCTGGCTGGAGCCGCAATCATGA
- a CDS encoding sugar kinase — MTKSKPRILCIGIPVRDLTFRIEAVPGRGSKIGASSFGEICGGNAMNAAIGIARLGGQASMCGPMGDADEAAAHFIFDKLGEEGIDTSGLVHMPGLVTPISAVLVDPSGERTIVTFRDPELWKVALPDSDALLANCDAILTESRCASFVTPLCAEATRRGIPVVVDVDNAMSMSEGLLTAATHLIFSAEALHATAGTASDEGALKKVAALTHAFVAVTRGPKGTLWLDTEGQFQETPAFPVHTVDTLGAGDIFHGGFTVAFAQGQPIPQALRFASAAAALKCTRPGGAFACPTRAEVDAMLAKAA; from the coding sequence ATGACCAAGAGCAAGCCCCGCATTCTGTGCATCGGCATTCCGGTGCGCGACCTCACCTTCCGGATCGAGGCGGTGCCGGGGCGCGGCTCCAAGATCGGCGCCAGCTCGTTCGGCGAAATCTGCGGCGGCAATGCGATGAACGCCGCGATCGGCATCGCCCGGCTCGGCGGCCAGGCCAGCATGTGCGGCCCGATGGGCGATGCCGACGAGGCCGCCGCGCATTTCATCTTCGACAAACTGGGCGAGGAAGGCATCGACACCAGCGGCCTGGTCCACATGCCCGGCCTGGTGACGCCGATCTCGGCGGTGCTGGTCGATCCCTCCGGCGAGCGCACCATCGTCACCTTCCGCGATCCCGAATTGTGGAAGGTCGCGCTGCCCGATTCCGACGCGCTGCTGGCCAATTGCGATGCCATTCTCACCGAGAGCCGCTGCGCCAGCTTCGTCACGCCGCTATGCGCCGAGGCGACGCGGCGCGGCATTCCGGTGGTAGTCGATGTCGACAATGCGATGTCGATGAGCGAGGGCCTGCTGACCGCGGCGACGCATCTGATCTTCTCCGCCGAGGCGCTGCACGCCACCGCCGGCACCGCCAGCGACGAAGGCGCGCTGAAGAAAGTCGCGGCCCTGACCCACGCTTTCGTCGCCGTCACTCGCGGCCCCAAGGGCACGCTGTGGCTCGACACCGAGGGGCAGTTCCAGGAGACCCCGGCATTCCCGGTCCACACCGTCGATACGCTGGGCGCCGGCGACATTTTTCACGGCGGCTTCACCGTCGCCTTCGCCCAGGGCCAGCCGATCCCCCAAGCCCTGCGCTTCGCCTCCGCCGCCGCCGCCCTGAAATGCACCCGCCCCGGCGGCGCGTTTGCCTGCCCGACAAGGGCGGAAGTCGATGCGATGCTGGCGAAGGCGGCGTAG
- the recR gene encoding recombination mediator RecR, with amino-acid sequence MAIAVAGPEIERLIQLLARLPGLGPRSARRAALHLIKKREALMAPLAAALQVAIERIQVCNICGNIDTQNPCTVCTDPRRDRSIIVVVADVADLWALERASATNGQYHVLGATLSPLDGVGPQDLTIDALVARAHASEVTEIILALNATVDGQTTAHYITDLLQEAGVKITRLAHGVPVGGELDYLDEGTLSAAMRQRTLF; translated from the coding sequence ATGGCCATTGCGGTTGCCGGCCCTGAGATCGAACGCCTGATCCAGCTTCTGGCGCGGCTCCCCGGACTGGGGCCGCGCTCGGCGCGGCGCGCGGCGCTGCATCTGATCAAGAAGCGCGAGGCCTTGATGGCGCCGCTGGCGGCCGCGCTGCAGGTCGCGATCGAGCGGATTCAGGTCTGCAATATCTGCGGCAATATCGACACGCAAAATCCCTGCACGGTGTGCACCGATCCCAGGCGCGATCGCTCGATCATCGTGGTGGTCGCCGACGTCGCCGATCTGTGGGCGCTGGAACGCGCATCCGCCACAAACGGCCAGTATCACGTGCTCGGCGCCACGCTGTCGCCGCTCGATGGCGTCGGCCCACAGGATCTGACCATCGACGCGCTGGTGGCGCGCGCCCATGCCAGCGAGGTCACCGAAATCATCCTGGCGCTCAACGCCACGGTCGATGGCCAGACCACGGCGCATTACATCACCGACCTGTTGCAGGAGGCCGGCGTGAAGATAACGCGGCTGGCGCATGGCGTGCCGGTTGGCGGCGAACTCGACTATCTCGACGAAGGCACGCTGTCGGCGGCGATGCGGCAGCGGACGCTGTTTTGA
- a CDS encoding class I SAM-dependent methyltransferase produces MDVTELRDFYSKRLGVVARRIINRGIAARWPDARGQRVLGLGYPTPYLGLFRDSERCIAFMPAAQGVLKWPTARPTLSALVEERTFPLPDAAVDRIVLVHSLEMSDDPDGLLREVWRVLAPSGRLLAIVPNRRGIWARTDNTPFGHGRPYSRLQIAQLLRRTWFTPAAWGEALFVPPIAQGWLLRSAPAWERVGGAMSLPFAGVHIVEATKQVYRAIPVRRERTRLIPALDPALVPSPMQTDDGDINGLPR; encoded by the coding sequence ATGGATGTGACCGAACTGCGCGATTTCTATTCCAAACGCCTCGGTGTGGTGGCGCGGCGGATCATCAATCGCGGGATCGCGGCGCGCTGGCCCGATGCGCGCGGCCAGCGCGTGCTTGGGCTCGGCTATCCGACCCCCTATCTGGGCCTGTTCCGCGACAGCGAACGCTGCATCGCCTTCATGCCGGCGGCGCAAGGCGTGCTGAAATGGCCGACCGCGCGCCCGACGCTGTCGGCGCTGGTCGAGGAACGCACCTTCCCGCTGCCGGACGCCGCGGTCGACCGCATCGTGCTGGTGCATTCGCTGGAAATGTCGGACGATCCGGACGGGCTGTTGCGCGAGGTCTGGCGGGTGCTGGCGCCGTCGGGTCGGCTGTTGGCGATCGTTCCCAACCGCCGCGGCATCTGGGCCCGCACCGACAATACGCCGTTCGGCCATGGCCGGCCCTATTCGCGCTTGCAAATCGCGCAGCTGCTGCGGCGAACCTGGTTCACGCCGGCGGCCTGGGGCGAGGCGCTGTTCGTGCCGCCGATCGCGCAAGGCTGGCTGTTGCGCTCGGCGCCCGCATGGGAGCGGGTCGGCGGCGCGATGTCGCTGCCTTTCGCGGGCGTCCATATCGTCGAGGCGACCAAGCAGGTCTATCGGGCGATCCCGGTGCGCCGTGAGCGCACCAGGCTGATTCCGGCGCTCGACCCGGCACTGGTGCCGTCGCCGATGCAGACCGACGACGGCGATATCAACGGGCTGCCGCGCTGA
- a CDS encoding DNA polymerase III subunit gamma/tau, giving the protein MTEAGTPAIPSTAAADPDSSGFDTGAAAAGKPYRVLARKYRPNSFDDLIGQEAMVRTVSNGFETGRIPQAWILTGVRGVGKTTTARILARALNYQLPDGSIKGPTIHMPVPGIHCQAIMESRHMDVLEMDAASHTGVDDVRQINDSVRYAPASARYKVYIIDEVHMLSTAAFNAFLKTLEEPPEHAKFVFATTEIRKVPVTVLSRCQRFDLRRVEADVLMAHLANIAAKENVEVEPEALGIVARAAEGSVRDSLSLFDQAIAHAAGTVRADAVRQMLGLADRTRVIHLFDALAQGDIAAAFQEFREQYDTGADPIVILSDLAEFVNFVTRVKIVPATAENVAFGETERLRARDFAGKMSMRVLSRMWQMLLKGITEVQGATRPAAAAEMVLVRIAYVADLPTPDEAIRMIEQGGGGASASASSAASSSAGTRGSSSSTSAVSTMPSSPRGMPMARGSAEAAQRPQHSAPAAEPQAAALTITTFPELVALAAEKRDLMTRAALEADVRLVRIEDGRLELAMERSASRTLINDLSRKLEQWTGRRWTVIVSNEAGQPTLRAQNEQQKNERERVAESDPRVQEVLARFPGAKVLEVRRLAPEPPESDVSADDAAESFDNDD; this is encoded by the coding sequence ATGACCGAGGCTGGCACACCCGCAATTCCGTCGACCGCTGCGGCCGATCCCGATTCGTCGGGGTTCGACACCGGCGCGGCCGCGGCCGGCAAGCCCTATCGGGTGCTGGCGCGCAAATATCGTCCCAATAGCTTCGACGATCTGATCGGCCAGGAGGCGATGGTGCGCACCGTCTCCAACGGCTTCGAGACCGGGCGGATCCCGCAGGCCTGGATTCTGACCGGCGTGCGCGGCGTCGGCAAGACCACCACCGCGCGCATCCTGGCCCGCGCTCTGAATTATCAATTGCCCGACGGCTCGATCAAGGGGCCGACCATCCACATGCCGGTGCCGGGCATTCATTGCCAGGCGATCATGGAAAGCCGGCACATGGACGTGCTGGAGATGGACGCCGCCTCCCACACCGGCGTCGACGACGTCCGCCAGATCAATGACAGCGTGCGCTATGCGCCGGCCAGCGCCCGCTACAAGGTCTACATCATCGACGAAGTCCACATGCTGTCGACGGCGGCGTTCAACGCCTTCCTGAAGACGCTGGAGGAACCGCCCGAGCACGCCAAATTCGTGTTCGCCACCACAGAGATCCGCAAGGTGCCGGTGACGGTGCTGTCGCGTTGCCAGCGTTTCGATCTGCGCCGGGTCGAGGCCGACGTGCTGATGGCGCATCTGGCCAATATCGCCGCCAAGGAAAATGTCGAGGTCGAGCCGGAGGCGCTCGGCATCGTGGCGCGTGCCGCCGAGGGCTCGGTGCGCGATTCGCTGTCGCTGTTCGACCAGGCGATCGCCCATGCGGCCGGCACCGTGCGCGCCGACGCGGTGCGGCAGATGCTGGGGCTGGCCGATCGGACCCGGGTGATCCATCTGTTCGACGCGCTGGCGCAGGGCGACATCGCCGCAGCCTTCCAGGAATTCCGCGAGCAATACGACACCGGCGCCGACCCGATCGTGATTCTCAGCGACCTCGCCGAATTCGTCAATTTCGTCACCAGGGTCAAGATCGTCCCCGCCACCGCCGAGAATGTCGCCTTCGGCGAAACCGAACGGCTGCGCGCGCGCGATTTCGCCGGCAAGATGTCGATGCGGGTGCTGTCGCGGATGTGGCAGATGCTGCTCAAGGGCATTACCGAGGTGCAGGGCGCCACCCGCCCGGCCGCCGCCGCCGAAATGGTGCTGGTGCGGATCGCCTATGTGGCCGATCTGCCGACGCCCGACGAGGCGATCCGGATGATCGAGCAGGGCGGCGGCGGAGCTTCGGCATCCGCGTCGTCGGCGGCGTCGAGCAGCGCAGGCACGCGCGGCAGTTCGTCCTCGACGTCCGCGGTGTCGACGATGCCATCATCTCCGCGCGGCATGCCGATGGCGCGCGGCAGCGCCGAAGCGGCGCAACGTCCGCAACACAGTGCGCCGGCGGCCGAGCCGCAAGCCGCCGCGCTGACCATCACGACGTTTCCCGAACTGGTGGCGCTGGCGGCGGAGAAGCGCGACCTGATGACCCGCGCCGCGCTGGAAGCCGACGTTCGCCTGGTCCGGATCGAGGACGGCCGGCTCGAACTGGCGATGGAGCGCAGCGCCTCGCGCACTTTGATCAACGACCTGTCGCGCAAGCTGGAACAATGGACCGGGCGGCGCTGGACCGTGATCGTGTCCAACGAGGCCGGGCAGCCGACGCTGCGCGCGCAGAACGAACAGCAGAAGAACGAACGCGAGCGCGTCGCGGAATCCGATCCGCGGGTGCAGGAAGTGCTGGCCCGCTTCCCCGGCGCCAAGGTGCTGGAAGTGCGCCGGCTTGCCCCCGAGCCGCCGGAATCCGATGTCAGTGCTGACGACGCCGCCGAATCATTCGACAACGACGACTAG